One Streptomyces sp. V4I8 genomic window carries:
- a CDS encoding cold-shock protein: MTTGTVKWFNAEKGFGFIEQDGGGADVFAHYSNIAAQGFRELQEGQKVSFDIAQGQKGPTAENIVPA, from the coding sequence ATGACTACTGGCACCGTGAAGTGGTTCAACGCGGAAAAGGGCTTCGGCTTCATCGAGCAGGACGGCGGCGGCGCCGACGTCTTCGCCCACTACTCGAACATCGCCGCCCAGGGCTTCCGTGAGCTGCAGGAAGGCCAGAAGGTGTCGTTCGACATCGCGCAGGGCCAGAAGGGCCCGACGGCCGAGAACATCGTTCCTGCCTGA
- a CDS encoding DUF5990 family protein, with the protein MRIRIDAVDLPGLTHPAPADGKVPAYGNIHVAVQRRDRPAELLEPQPGDAPSATWTLECTTSSSPAGTEVKGPYVQDRLGRRFIYLSWGTVDESGTFTMFRRAKLMLDVIPADLLAAAARDGLLVGRLGLTDAQGGPLCARVEPPHITWTAAPVG; encoded by the coding sequence ATGCGCATACGCATCGACGCCGTCGACCTGCCCGGCCTCACCCACCCCGCCCCCGCTGACGGCAAAGTGCCCGCCTACGGCAACATCCACGTCGCCGTCCAACGCCGCGACCGTCCGGCCGAACTCCTCGAGCCACAGCCCGGCGACGCACCGTCGGCGACCTGGACCCTGGAGTGCACCACGAGCTCCTCGCCGGCCGGCACCGAGGTCAAAGGGCCCTATGTGCAGGACCGTCTGGGCCGACGGTTCATCTACCTGTCGTGGGGCACGGTCGACGAGTCGGGCACCTTCACGATGTTCCGCCGCGCCAAGCTCATGCTCGACGTCATCCCCGCCGACCTACTCGCCGCCGCCGCACGCGACGGGCTGCTGGTCGGACGCCTGGGCCTGACCGACGCGCAGGGCGGGCCCCTGTGCGCACGCGTCGAGCCCCCGCACATCACCTGGACCGCCGCACCTGTCGGCTAG
- a CDS encoding MFS transporter, translating into MTTADTTTSSAGVQSAAVRMTGRQVAALVVLLASQFMMAADFSVLNVALPEVGTALGFSTGNLQWITTTFALCAAGCTLVFGRVGDYVGRRRIFTVGMAVLAVSSLVGGVADSPTMLLIARTLQGLATAAVTPAALALLTTAFTEPTLRTRALGLNSVMMSSGFSVGAILGGVLTDVFSWRWAFFINIPVAIAAILVVPLVVDESKAEQRTRIDLPGAVLITLGLFAGIYGVTRVGEEGFDLVAGVSLVAAAVLLAVFWAVESRTTDALVPVRVLKKPDIAFGNVAALFIFGGETALIFFTGLYVQDVLGLSSLVAGLVLLGIGVGQIIAGTLGPRILQRVQPRTLLGVSLFLQGAFMLPALWATADSRWLIPLIATQFVNAFFSMTAALSFMVIATSSVDSDMQGMATGMATQSQQVGIAIGIPLISAVFAAVIGQGTVTAAEELSGIHAAIGVAGGCQVVAGLLLWAALRRRTAALSG; encoded by the coding sequence ATGACCACCGCTGATACCACCACGAGTTCCGCAGGCGTGCAGTCGGCCGCCGTCCGGATGACCGGACGCCAGGTCGCCGCCCTGGTGGTGCTCCTGGCTTCGCAGTTCATGATGGCCGCCGACTTCTCCGTCCTGAACGTCGCGCTGCCCGAGGTCGGCACCGCCCTCGGGTTCTCCACCGGCAACCTCCAGTGGATCACCACGACGTTCGCCCTGTGCGCCGCCGGATGCACCCTGGTCTTCGGGCGCGTGGGCGACTACGTGGGGCGTCGGCGCATCTTCACCGTCGGTATGGCCGTCCTCGCCGTCTCGTCCCTCGTCGGCGGCGTCGCGGACTCCCCGACGATGCTGCTGATCGCCCGTACCCTCCAGGGCCTGGCCACCGCCGCCGTCACGCCTGCCGCGCTCGCCCTGCTCACCACCGCCTTCACCGAGCCCACCCTGCGCACCCGCGCGCTCGGCCTGAACAGCGTGATGATGAGCTCCGGCTTCAGCGTCGGCGCCATCCTCGGCGGCGTTCTCACGGATGTGTTCTCCTGGCGCTGGGCGTTCTTCATCAACATCCCCGTGGCCATCGCGGCGATCCTGGTCGTGCCGCTGGTCGTCGACGAGAGCAAGGCCGAGCAGCGCACCCGGATCGACCTGCCCGGTGCCGTGCTCATCACCCTCGGCCTGTTCGCCGGGATCTACGGCGTCACCCGCGTCGGCGAGGAGGGCTTCGACCTGGTCGCGGGCGTCTCCCTGGTCGCCGCGGCCGTTCTGCTGGCCGTCTTCTGGGCCGTGGAGAGCCGTACCACCGACGCCCTGGTGCCGGTGCGGGTCCTGAAGAAGCCCGACATCGCGTTCGGCAACGTGGCCGCCCTGTTCATCTTCGGCGGCGAGACCGCGCTGATCTTCTTCACCGGCCTGTACGTCCAGGACGTGCTCGGGCTGTCGTCCCTCGTCGCCGGTCTGGTGCTGCTCGGCATCGGCGTGGGCCAGATCATCGCCGGCACGCTCGGCCCGCGCATCCTCCAGCGCGTCCAGCCGCGCACCCTGCTCGGGGTCTCCCTGTTCCTCCAGGGCGCGTTCATGCTGCCCGCGCTGTGGGCGACCGCGGACTCGCGCTGGCTGATCCCGCTGATCGCCACCCAGTTCGTGAACGCCTTCTTCTCCATGACGGCGGCGCTGTCCTTCATGGTCATCGCCACGTCCTCCGTCGACTCCGACATGCAGGGCATGGCGACCGGCATGGCCACCCAGAGCCAGCAGGTCGGCATCGCCATCGGGATCCCGCTGATCAGCGCGGTGTTCGCGGCCGTCATCGGACAGGGCACGGTGACCGCAGCCGAGGAACTGAGCGGCATCCACGCGGCGATCGGCGTCGCGGGCGGCTGCCAGGTCGTGGCCGGCCTGCTGCTGTGGGCAGCGCTGCGCCGCAGGACGGCGGCCCTGTCCGGCTGA
- a CDS encoding helix-turn-helix transcriptional regulator, producing MEHIVNTDLGSYLRQMRERVRPEQMGLQSLGSRRVPGLRREEVAALAGVSQTYYTRLEQSQTAHASPQVLLSIARALQLSPDERDYLLKIGTPVQNPQEPAPRGDQVSPYTRMLVESLGNVAAAVLNYRCDILSWNAPYHRLFAPHLDFDAPECPEQRPNIIKMNFLDDNVRSLYADWAAESESNVTYLRFISGSHRHDPQLAELIGELTIQSEEFAALWCRQRVSNCIEGTKLFDHPVVGELELMYQSADLQDGNILKFYHAEPDSPHEAALQLLMVDLDSVHQR from the coding sequence ATGGAGCACATCGTGAACACGGACCTGGGCAGCTATCTGCGGCAGATGCGCGAGCGGGTGCGGCCGGAGCAGATGGGTCTTCAGTCCCTCGGCTCCCGGCGGGTTCCGGGGCTGCGGCGCGAGGAGGTGGCCGCGCTCGCCGGTGTGAGCCAGACCTACTACACGCGCCTGGAGCAGTCGCAGACCGCGCACGCCTCGCCGCAGGTCCTGCTCTCCATCGCCCGCGCCCTGCAACTGAGTCCCGACGAACGCGACTACCTGCTCAAGATCGGTACGCCGGTCCAGAACCCGCAGGAGCCGGCGCCGCGCGGCGACCAGGTCAGCCCGTACACGAGGATGCTGGTCGAGTCGCTCGGGAACGTGGCGGCCGCCGTGCTGAACTACCGCTGCGACATCCTCAGCTGGAACGCCCCCTACCACCGGCTGTTCGCGCCGCACCTCGACTTCGACGCCCCGGAATGTCCCGAACAGCGCCCGAACATCATCAAGATGAACTTCCTCGACGACAACGTCCGCTCGCTGTACGCCGACTGGGCCGCGGAGTCGGAGTCGAACGTGACGTACCTGCGGTTCATCTCCGGAAGCCACCGGCACGATCCACAGCTGGCCGAGCTGATCGGTGAACTGACCATCCAGAGCGAGGAGTTCGCCGCGCTGTGGTGCCGTCAGCGGGTGTCCAACTGCATCGAGGGCACCAAGCTCTTCGACCATCCGGTCGTCGGCGAACTGGAGTTGATGTACCAGTCGGCGGATCTTCAGGACGGCAACATCCTGAAGTTCTACCACGCGGAGCCGGACTCCCCGCATGAGGCGGCGCTGCAGCTGCTGATGGTGGACCTGGACTCGGTACACCAACGCTGA
- a CDS encoding 3-oxoacyl-ACP synthase III family protein, with protein sequence MGIADYALAMPSGKRSVDEVGRESGYGPEKLGQVLPSGKFSVLAEGETAWGLGRDAAARLLDRSPVPLDEIGLVLYAGSSEWGTPFWSPAAKIAGELGITQAHCYEVSNFCNAGMVAVKLADDQVRAGTHRYALVVIADRLSELVEYGTGYIELFNFADGAAAVLLTADTPDTPDIRYEVLGGAHHTDPQWVDSYYGEIKNGEIKVERGDKLDGLGEAFLDNFTTLTHKVLTDIGKEVADVAYFLVTHGNQDTHRKYLAALGVDASRSVFQYERDGHLGGADPLQALEELEREDRIGSGDLVIVATAGSGFTWGVTAIRRT encoded by the coding sequence ATGGGAATAGCCGACTACGCCCTGGCGATGCCCAGTGGCAAACGCAGCGTCGACGAGGTCGGCCGGGAGTCGGGATACGGCCCGGAGAAGCTGGGGCAGGTCCTGCCGTCGGGCAAGTTCTCGGTGCTGGCCGAGGGCGAGACCGCCTGGGGCCTGGGCCGGGACGCCGCGGCCCGGCTGCTGGACCGCAGCCCTGTGCCGCTGGACGAGATCGGTCTCGTTCTCTATGCGGGTTCCAGTGAATGGGGTACGCCGTTCTGGTCGCCGGCGGCCAAGATCGCCGGTGAGCTGGGGATCACGCAGGCGCACTGCTACGAGGTCTCCAATTTCTGCAACGCCGGCATGGTGGCCGTCAAGCTGGCCGACGACCAGGTGCGGGCGGGCACGCACCGGTACGCCCTGGTGGTCATCGCGGACCGGCTCAGCGAACTCGTCGAGTACGGCACCGGCTACATCGAGCTGTTCAACTTCGCGGACGGCGCGGCCGCCGTACTGCTCACCGCGGACACCCCGGACACCCCGGACATCCGGTACGAGGTGCTGGGCGGGGCCCACCACACCGACCCGCAGTGGGTGGACTCCTACTACGGCGAGATCAAGAACGGCGAGATCAAGGTCGAGCGCGGCGACAAGCTGGACGGCCTCGGCGAGGCCTTCCTGGACAACTTCACCACCCTGACGCACAAGGTCCTCACGGACATCGGCAAGGAGGTGGCCGACGTGGCGTACTTCCTCGTCACGCACGGCAACCAGGACACCCACCGCAAGTATCTGGCCGCGCTGGGCGTGGACGCCTCCCGCAGCGTCTTCCAGTACGAACGCGACGGCCACCTGGGCGGCGCCGACCCGCTGCAGGCCCTGGAAGAGCTGGAGCGGGAGGACCGGATCGGCTCCGGCGACCTGGTGATCGTAGCGACGGCCGGGTCGGGCTTCACCTGGGGAGTCACGGCGATCCGACGGACGTGA
- a CDS encoding aldo/keto reductase, with amino-acid sequence MQYVRLGSSGLKVSRLALGCMSYGEPGLGTHPWSLPEEESLPFIAQALDLGINFFDTANIYSLGTSEEFLGRALRKLTRREDVVVATKVYEKLDTGPLSGGLSRSAIMRELDASLRRLDTDYLDLYIVHRWDHETPVEETMEALHDVVRAGKVRYIGASSMHTWQFVKAQYVADLHGWTRFVSMQNHYNLINREEEREMLPYCLAEGVGVTPWSPLARGRLTRDWETESARTAGDPIQDRFYGPTEQADRAVARVVAQIAAERGVPMAQVALAWLLRRPAVTAPVVGATRPHHLQDAVAALELELDDTEVARLEAPYVPHAVVEYV; translated from the coding sequence TTGCAGTACGTGCGACTGGGCTCGTCCGGCCTGAAGGTGTCCCGCCTCGCGCTGGGCTGCATGAGCTACGGCGAGCCCGGCCTCGGCACCCACCCGTGGTCGCTGCCCGAGGAGGAGAGCCTGCCCTTCATCGCCCAGGCCCTCGACCTCGGCATCAACTTCTTCGACACCGCGAACATCTACTCCCTCGGCACCAGCGAGGAGTTCCTCGGCCGCGCACTGCGGAAGCTGACCCGGCGCGAGGACGTCGTCGTCGCGACGAAGGTGTACGAGAAGCTCGACACGGGCCCCCTGTCGGGTGGCCTGTCCCGCTCGGCGATCATGCGCGAACTCGATGCCAGCCTGCGCCGGTTGGACACCGACTACCTCGACCTCTACATCGTCCACCGCTGGGACCACGAGACGCCCGTCGAGGAGACGATGGAGGCGCTGCACGACGTGGTGCGCGCCGGCAAGGTCCGCTACATCGGCGCCTCGTCGATGCACACCTGGCAGTTCGTGAAGGCGCAGTACGTCGCCGATCTGCACGGATGGACGCGGTTCGTGAGCATGCAGAACCACTACAACCTCATCAATCGCGAGGAAGAACGGGAGATGCTGCCGTACTGCCTGGCCGAGGGCGTCGGCGTCACCCCGTGGAGCCCGCTGGCCCGCGGCCGGCTCACCCGGGACTGGGAGACGGAGTCGGCGCGCACGGCGGGCGACCCGATCCAGGACCGGTTCTACGGCCCGACCGAGCAGGCGGACCGCGCGGTCGCCCGGGTCGTCGCGCAGATCGCCGCCGAGCGGGGCGTCCCCATGGCACAGGTGGCCCTGGCCTGGCTGCTGCGCCGGCCGGCGGTCACCGCGCCCGTCGTCGGCGCGACACGGCCGCATCACCTCCAGGACGCGGTGGCCGCCCTGGAACTGGAGCTGGACGACACCGAAGTGGCCCGGCTGGAGGCGCCCTATGTGCCGCACGCCGTCGTGGAATACGTCTGA
- a CDS encoding carboxymuconolactone decarboxylase family protein has protein sequence MSPRVTLTEVADMTPEQRAVYEKFESNLTRALLLTKNSAAAHLALGGTFTVGLLSLLDREVIVLRVAKLRDSEFERLLHYPLARKAGLDDTEIKAIEDALYDELPADRAALVRYVTDCMVDHKASEEAYWGLRKHYSENEIAEVTHLAGHSAMTAMYLASLDIPLDEGIASWGRLTEVQDQVKG, from the coding sequence ATGTCCCCTCGCGTCACTCTCACCGAAGTCGCCGACATGACGCCCGAGCAGCGCGCGGTGTACGAGAAGTTCGAGTCCAACCTGACCCGCGCGCTGCTGCTGACCAAGAACTCGGCCGCAGCCCACCTCGCGCTCGGCGGCACCTTCACGGTCGGGCTGCTGAGCCTGCTGGACCGCGAGGTGATCGTGCTGCGCGTGGCCAAGCTGCGTGACAGTGAGTTCGAGCGTCTGCTGCACTACCCGCTCGCCAGGAAGGCCGGCCTCGACGACACCGAGATCAAGGCGATCGAGGACGCCCTGTACGACGAACTGCCGGCCGACCGCGCCGCGCTGGTCCGCTACGTCACCGACTGCATGGTCGATCACAAGGCGAGCGAGGAGGCGTACTGGGGCCTGCGCAAGCACTACTCCGAGAACGAGATCGCCGAGGTCACCCACCTCGCCGGCCACAGCGCCATGACCGCCATGTACCTCGCCAGCCTGGACATCCCGCTCGACGAGGGCATCGCCTCCTGGGGCCGGCTGACCGAGGTGCAGGACCAGGTGAAGGGCTGA